From Solea solea chromosome 20, fSolSol10.1, whole genome shotgun sequence, one genomic window encodes:
- the LOC131447118 gene encoding tyrosine-protein kinase STYK1-like isoform X1 codes for MSSNSTEEDDPCAPDDNLCITRTHLQAVIIVPTLLLFFTLVTLLFVFLRQYCPERRPSHITAPQNNHHHHSNPHHHHHRRQQHHHRVSSHRHTQRPHLQGIDAPPGLNPLEHEVLPLSVQPVQQNVKPNVSAPPQVTTERHHGAFSQLTALPMSVYIKANDAVTLYRGRMDNRDVVLRVLKETANSGERQHFLNFASFVSALGTHPFLPALLGVVSVQPPLMIVMEELRHRDLLGFLWRCRQVQVHLDNRGSESSCDMTEKRIFIMAGQVASALDYLHSKGYVHGNVGASSVLVGGDLTVKLWGLGSVYRRTARAGSLGEVDVMEMRKWQAPEVLARRAMSKSSDVWSFGVLLYEMVSLGDPPFAELMAAELLQHLQRGKHLRRPPTCSNTLYSIIRSCCHWNPQQRVTMADLTRKLETGEKSAYGRTVLIVSEPINIERYLREAGYGEAFNYAVL; via the exons TAACAAGGACACACCTGCAGGCGGTGATCATCGTCCCCACgctgctcctcttcttcacgCTCGTCACTTTACTCTTCGTGTTTCTGCGACAGTACTGTCCTGAACGCAGACCCTCACACATCACAGCCCCTCAGAACAACCACCATCACCATAGCAAcccccaccatcatcatcatcgtcgtcagcagcatcatcatcgtGTGTCATcgcacagacacacgcagagacCCCACCTACAGGGCATCGACG cgccccctgggcTGAACCCGCTGGAACATGAAGTGCTGCCCTTGTCGGTTCAGCCAGTGCAGCAGAACGTGAAGCCGAACGTGAGCGCACCACCGCAGGTGACCACAGAGAGGCACCATGGAGCCTTCAGCCAGCTCACTGCTCTGCCTATGTCCGTCTACATCAAAGCTAATGATGCGGTCACGCTCTACAGAGGACGCATGGACAACAGGGACGTGGTCCTGAGAGTCCTCAAAG AAACGGCAAACAGCGGTGAGAGGCAGCACTTCCTGAACTTTGCCTCCTTCGTCTCTGCTCTGGGGACACACCCCTTCCTGCCCGCGCTGCTGGGCGTGGTCTCAGTGCAGCCGCCTCTGATGATAGTGATGGAGGAGCTGCGTCACAGAGACCTGCTGGGCTTCCTGTGGAGATGTAGACAGGTGCAGGTTCATCTG GACAACAGAGGTTCAGAGTCGTCATGTGACATGACAGAGAAGAGGATCTTCATCATGGCCGGACAAGTGGCCTCTGCTCTG GATTACCTGCACAGTAAAGGCTACGTTCATGGCAACGTCGGGGCTAGCAGCGTCCTGGTTGGTGGAGACCTGACGGTGAAGCTGTGGGGTCTGGGCTCCGTATACCGGAGGACAGCGCGGGCCGGTTCACTGGGGGAGGTGGACGTCATGGAGATGAGGAAGTGGCAGGCGCCGGAAGTCTTGGCGAGAAGAGCCATGAGCAAGAGCAGCGACGT gtgGTCCTTTGGAGTCCTCCTCTATGAAATGGTCTCACTGG GCGACCCACCGTTTGCTGAGCTGATGGCGGCTGAACTTCTGCAACATCTGCAAAGAGGGAAGCATCTCAGACGACCGCCGACATGCTCCAACACCCT GTACAGCATCATCCGTTCTTGCTGCCACTGGAATCCCCAGCAGCGCGTCACCATGGCGGACCTGACGAGGAAGCTCGAGACGGGAGAGAAATCAGCCTATGGGAGGACAGTTCTCATCGTGTCCGAGCCAATCAACATCGAGAGATACCTGAGAGAGGCGGGATATGGGGAGGCCTTCAACTATGCtgtgctctga
- the LOC131447118 gene encoding tyrosine-protein kinase STYK1-like isoform X2, giving the protein MSSNSTEEDDPCAPDDNLCITRTHLQAVIIVPTLLLFFTLVTLLFVFLRQYCPERRPSHITAPQNNHHHHSNPHHHHHRRQQHHHRVSSHRHTQRPHLQGIDAPPGLNPLEHEVLPLSVQPVQQNVKPNVSAPPQVTTERHHGAFSQLTALPMSVYIKANDAVTLYRGRMDNRDVVLRVLKETANSGERQHFLNFASFVSALGTHPFLPALLGVVSVQPPLMIVMEELRHRDLLGFLWRCRQDNRGSESSCDMTEKRIFIMAGQVASALDYLHSKGYVHGNVGASSVLVGGDLTVKLWGLGSVYRRTARAGSLGEVDVMEMRKWQAPEVLARRAMSKSSDVWSFGVLLYEMVSLGDPPFAELMAAELLQHLQRGKHLRRPPTCSNTLYSIIRSCCHWNPQQRVTMADLTRKLETGEKSAYGRTVLIVSEPINIERYLREAGYGEAFNYAVL; this is encoded by the exons TAACAAGGACACACCTGCAGGCGGTGATCATCGTCCCCACgctgctcctcttcttcacgCTCGTCACTTTACTCTTCGTGTTTCTGCGACAGTACTGTCCTGAACGCAGACCCTCACACATCACAGCCCCTCAGAACAACCACCATCACCATAGCAAcccccaccatcatcatcatcgtcgtcagcagcatcatcatcgtGTGTCATcgcacagacacacgcagagacCCCACCTACAGGGCATCGACG cgccccctgggcTGAACCCGCTGGAACATGAAGTGCTGCCCTTGTCGGTTCAGCCAGTGCAGCAGAACGTGAAGCCGAACGTGAGCGCACCACCGCAGGTGACCACAGAGAGGCACCATGGAGCCTTCAGCCAGCTCACTGCTCTGCCTATGTCCGTCTACATCAAAGCTAATGATGCGGTCACGCTCTACAGAGGACGCATGGACAACAGGGACGTGGTCCTGAGAGTCCTCAAAG AAACGGCAAACAGCGGTGAGAGGCAGCACTTCCTGAACTTTGCCTCCTTCGTCTCTGCTCTGGGGACACACCCCTTCCTGCCCGCGCTGCTGGGCGTGGTCTCAGTGCAGCCGCCTCTGATGATAGTGATGGAGGAGCTGCGTCACAGAGACCTGCTGGGCTTCCTGTGGAGATGTAGACAG GACAACAGAGGTTCAGAGTCGTCATGTGACATGACAGAGAAGAGGATCTTCATCATGGCCGGACAAGTGGCCTCTGCTCTG GATTACCTGCACAGTAAAGGCTACGTTCATGGCAACGTCGGGGCTAGCAGCGTCCTGGTTGGTGGAGACCTGACGGTGAAGCTGTGGGGTCTGGGCTCCGTATACCGGAGGACAGCGCGGGCCGGTTCACTGGGGGAGGTGGACGTCATGGAGATGAGGAAGTGGCAGGCGCCGGAAGTCTTGGCGAGAAGAGCCATGAGCAAGAGCAGCGACGT gtgGTCCTTTGGAGTCCTCCTCTATGAAATGGTCTCACTGG GCGACCCACCGTTTGCTGAGCTGATGGCGGCTGAACTTCTGCAACATCTGCAAAGAGGGAAGCATCTCAGACGACCGCCGACATGCTCCAACACCCT GTACAGCATCATCCGTTCTTGCTGCCACTGGAATCCCCAGCAGCGCGTCACCATGGCGGACCTGACGAGGAAGCTCGAGACGGGAGAGAAATCAGCCTATGGGAGGACAGTTCTCATCGTGTCCGAGCCAATCAACATCGAGAGATACCTGAGAGAGGCGGGATATGGGGAGGCCTTCAACTATGCtgtgctctga
- the LOC131447112 gene encoding polyhomeotic-like protein 1 isoform X2, translating into MLESVNASPSSSSSTTLLLLLQRRRRRRIRRRGEINTINTCCEASSTRQPGAGAATAGRAEPEPRYRGAGGGGGGGGGGAVMETDGEQNQQTASTNGSTASGSTSRPSPMNSMSLYERQAVQALQALQRQPNAAQYFQQLMLQQQINNAQLQNLAAVQQATLAASRQSSPSSSSSSSQTTSTASTSVTAGSGSAPSSRPTVASATSTISQSVLLSGTAAGQGQMYLRVNRSLRAPISSQLIFMPGNTATTAVATITQQQQPQAQQQQPEVTPPTSSSISCHSDNEQVQNLAMRGVACLKGVGVKTEAPDRSDSAYSLTPPSHQSNTQSHSKPPPPQPPHIKIPTYPQPTNLKAHASSFSSSSSSSSSIPLSQLLLHGTRTLATGGSAPTAAHTLVLTSSAASQPHGYPVGTATIKPAVGAQTLVVQPLQKTSLGAADKPGGGPIPIQPKTLQGLRLPLQLPSRNPPPILPAPPPSAGSAQTPQAPHIPVQIVGARQSTLGNAQALALARGSCSQDGAAALSSSSSLLTMVASIASREGGVMGRGGVGLKALQSPQEVPQLAQVSQVHPQANQSAAQGQNGTLASGSASAQPGAVSSSLSRSSLSLALTTEEQRGAVGGVTANRDSTGSQTPQVKHVSGSLKRKSDSNSANDEDGPSPPRIQPVRDHASVLPTNPVKAGSVAPPLAPPSPVLSVSRGGGGQTDRAPPPQAVVKPHVLTHLIEGFVIQEGAEPFPVCGSVKDSSGEDLTNDSQTETVTTATVLKCEYCKNFAPAAQFRGTKRFCSMSCAKRYNVSFRQHFCMRQGHGQGHGQGLDGDQGHGQLSNSDEEGGIARRRVPRRTSSEIASAKIAGRPLPVKCRSESSHSDEESSPEDDEDDPMSLSPASSASCHQPPPPPPPLPEGSPPGCLLSVPAQWSVQEVSQFISSLQGCEDLASQFLSQEIDGQALLLLKEEHLMSTMNIKLGPALKICAHINTLRD; encoded by the exons ATGCTGGAGTCCGTGAAcgcatcaccatcatcatcatcatcaacaacactgctgctgctgctgcagaggaggagaagaaggagaataaggagaagaggagaaattAACACAATAAACACGTGCTGCGAGGCTTCGTCCACGCGGCAGCCCGGAGCTGGAGCAGCCACCGCGGGGAGAGCCGAGCCAGAACCCCGGTACCGAGGAgcaggaggcggcggcggcggaggaggaggaggag CAGTCATGGAGACAGATGGAGAACAGAACCAGCAGACAGCCTCCACCAATGGGAGCACAGCGTCTGGGAGCACGTCCCGCCCCTCACCCATGAACTCCATGTCTCTGTATGAAAGACAGGCGGTGcag GCTCTGCAGGCGCTGCAGCGTCAGCCTAACGCCGCTCAGTACTTCCAGCAGctgatgctgcagcagcagataaaCAACGCTCAGCTGCAGAATCTGGCTGCTGTTCAACAG gcGACGCTGGCAGCCAGTCGTCAGTCCAGTccgtccagcagcagcagttcgtCTCAGACGACCAGCACGGCGTCT aCGAGTGTAACCGCAGGATCAGGCTCCGCCCCCAGCAGTCGTCCAACGGTCGCCTCGGCGACATCCACCATCAGCCAGTCGGTGCTTCTGAGTGGGACGGCAGCAGGACAGGGACAGATGTACCTGAGG GTGAACCGCTCGCTCCGCGCTCCCATCTCCTCTCAGCTCATCTTCATGCCCGGTAACACGGCGACCACTGCCGTGGCGACCatcacgcagcagcagcagccacaggctcagcaacagcagccagaggtgactccgcccacttcctcctccatcagctGTCACTCAGACAacgagcag gtgCAGAATTTAGCGATGAGGGGAGTGGCCTGTCTGAAAGGGGTGGGAGTAAAGACTGAAGCTCCAGACAGGAGTGACTCAG cCTACTCTCTGACTCCGCCCTCCCACCAGTCAAACACACAGTCGCACAGTAAACCGCCCCCGCCGCAGCCCCCGCACATCAAAATCCCCACGTATCCTCAGCCCACGAACCTGAAAGCTCacgcctcctccttctcctcctcctcctcctcctcctcctccatccctctctctcagcTCCTGCTTCACGGAACTCGCACCCTCGCCACGGGAGGCTCCGCCCCCACGGCGGCGCACACCCTGGTCCTCACGTCCAGTGCCGCGTCTCAGCCTCACGGTTACCCGGTCGGCACGGCGACCATCAAGCCGGCGGTGGGCGCTCAGACGCTGGTGGTTCAGCCGCTGCAGAAAACCTCGCTCGGCGCCGCCGACAAACCAGGCGGCGGTCCGATTCCCATCCAGCCCAAAACTCTGCAGGGGCTGCGTCTCCCGCTGCAGCTGCCGTCACGGAACCCTCCGCCCATCCTCCCTGCGCCGCCACCGTCCGCTGGCTCCGCCCAGACCCCGCAGGCGCCGCACATCCCCGTCCAGATCGTGGGCGCGAGGCAGAGCACGCTGGGGAACGCCCAGGCGCTGGCGCTGGCACGGGGAAGCTGCAGCCAGGACGGAGCCGCCGCCCTCAGCAGCTCGTCCAGCCTCCTCACCATGGTGGCATCCATCGCCTCCAGGGAGGGCGGAGTCATGGGCCGAGGAGGCGTCGGGCTCAAAGCGCTGCAGTCGCCGCAGGAGGTGCCGCAGCTGGCTCAGGTCTCTCAGGTTCATCCTCAGGCCAATCAGAGCGCAGCACAGGGTCAGAATGGCACGCTAGCTTCAGGCTCCGCCTCCGCCCAGCCCGGTGCTGTATCTTCCTCGCTGTCtcgctcctccctctccctcgcaTTGACGACagaagagcagagaggagcgGTGGGCGGAGTCACCGCAAACAGAGATTCGACGGGAAGTCAGACGCCGCAG GTGAAACACGTCAGCGGTTCGTTAAAAAGAAAATCGGATTCTAACTCGGCCAACGATGAAGATGGCCCCTCCCCTCCGCGGATCCAGCCCGTCAGAGACCACGCCTCCGTGCTCCCGACCAATCCCGTCAAAGCAG GCTCTGTTGCTCCGCCTCTGGCTCCTCCCTCCCCAGTCCTCTCTGTGTCGCGCGGGGGCGGcggtcagacagacagagctcCTCCCCCTCAGGCCGTGGTGAAGCCTCACGTGCTCACTCACCTCATCGAGGGGTTTGTCATACAGGAAGGGGCGGAGCCTTTTCCG GTTTGTGGTTCAGTCAAAGACTCGAGCGGCGAGGATTTGACTAACGACAGCCAGACAGAGACGGTCACCACGGCAACAG TGCTGAAGTGTGAGTACTGTAAAAACTTTGCTCCTGCTGCTCAGTTCAGAGGAACCAAGAGGTTCTGCTCCATGTCCTGTGCTAAGAG GTACAACGTCAGCTTCAGGCAGCACTTCTGCATGCGGCAGGGTCACGGCCAGGGTCACGGCCAGGGTCTGGATGGGGACCAGGGCCACGGTCAGCTCTCTAACTCAGACGAGGAGGGAGGAATCGCCCGGCGCAGAGTTCCTCGCAGGACCAGCTCTGAAATAGCCAGCGCTAAGATAGCAGGGCGCCCCCTACCTGTCAAG TGCCGCTCAGAGTCCAGTCACTCAGACGAGGAGTCGAGTCCAGAGGACGATGAAGACGACCCCATGTCCTTGTCTCCGGCCTCTTCAGCCTCCTGCcaccagcctcctcctcctcctcctcctcttccagaGGGTTCACCTCCCGGCTGCCTGCTCTCTGTCCCCGCCCAGTGGAGTGTGCAGGAAGTGTCACAGTTTATCTCGTCACTGCAAG GCTGTGAAGATCTGGCGTCTCAGTTCCTGTCGCAGGAGATTGACGGAcaggcgctgctgctgctgaaggaggAGCATCTCATGTCCACTATGAACATCAAGCTAGGCCCCGCCCTCAAGATCTGTGCCCACATCAACACGCTGagagactga
- the LOC131447112 gene encoding polyhomeotic-like protein 1 isoform X1 yields MLESVNASPSSSSSTTLLLLLQRRRRRRIRRRGEINTINTCCEASSTRQPGAGAATAGRAEPEPRYRGAGGGGGGGGGGAVMETDGEQNQQTASTNGSTASGSTSRPSPMNSMSLYERQAVQALQALQRQPNAAQYFQQLMLQQQINNAQLQNLAAVQQATLAASRQSSPSSSSSSSQTTSTASTSVTAGSGSAPSSRPTVASATSTISQSVLLSGTAAGQGQMYLRVNRSLRAPISSQLIFMPGNTATTAVATITQQQQPQAQQQQPEVTPPTSSSISCHSDNEQVQNLAMRGVACLKGVGVKTEAPDRSDSAYSLTPPSHQSNTQSHSKPPPPQPPHIKIPTYPQPTNLKAHASSFSSSSSSSSSIPLSQLLLHGTRTLATGGSAPTAAHTLVLTSSAASQPHGYPVGTATIKPAVGAQTLVVQPLQKTSLGAADKPGGGPIPIQPKTLQGLRLPLQLPSRNPPPILPAPPPSAGSAQTPQAPHIPVQIVGARQSTLGNAQALALARGSCSQDGAAALSSSSSLLTMVASIASREGGVMGRGGVGLKALQSPQEVPQLAQVSQVHPQANQSAAQGQNGTLASGSASAQPGAVSSSLSRSSLSLALTTEEQRGAVGGVTANRDSTGSQTPQVKHVSGSLKRKSDSNSANDEDGPSPPRIQPVRDHASVLPTNPVKAGSVAPPLAPPSPVLSVSRGGGGQTDRAPPPQAVVKPHVLTHLIEGFVIQEGAEPFPVCGSVKDSSGEDLTNDSQTETVTTATVLKCEYCKNFAPAAQFRGTKRFCSMSCAKSMYWFPRYNVSFRQHFCMRQGHGQGHGQGLDGDQGHGQLSNSDEEGGIARRRVPRRTSSEIASAKIAGRPLPVKCRSESSHSDEESSPEDDEDDPMSLSPASSASCHQPPPPPPPLPEGSPPGCLLSVPAQWSVQEVSQFISSLQGCEDLASQFLSQEIDGQALLLLKEEHLMSTMNIKLGPALKICAHINTLRD; encoded by the exons ATGCTGGAGTCCGTGAAcgcatcaccatcatcatcatcatcaacaacactgctgctgctgctgcagaggaggagaagaaggagaataaggagaagaggagaaattAACACAATAAACACGTGCTGCGAGGCTTCGTCCACGCGGCAGCCCGGAGCTGGAGCAGCCACCGCGGGGAGAGCCGAGCCAGAACCCCGGTACCGAGGAgcaggaggcggcggcggcggaggaggaggaggag CAGTCATGGAGACAGATGGAGAACAGAACCAGCAGACAGCCTCCACCAATGGGAGCACAGCGTCTGGGAGCACGTCCCGCCCCTCACCCATGAACTCCATGTCTCTGTATGAAAGACAGGCGGTGcag GCTCTGCAGGCGCTGCAGCGTCAGCCTAACGCCGCTCAGTACTTCCAGCAGctgatgctgcagcagcagataaaCAACGCTCAGCTGCAGAATCTGGCTGCTGTTCAACAG gcGACGCTGGCAGCCAGTCGTCAGTCCAGTccgtccagcagcagcagttcgtCTCAGACGACCAGCACGGCGTCT aCGAGTGTAACCGCAGGATCAGGCTCCGCCCCCAGCAGTCGTCCAACGGTCGCCTCGGCGACATCCACCATCAGCCAGTCGGTGCTTCTGAGTGGGACGGCAGCAGGACAGGGACAGATGTACCTGAGG GTGAACCGCTCGCTCCGCGCTCCCATCTCCTCTCAGCTCATCTTCATGCCCGGTAACACGGCGACCACTGCCGTGGCGACCatcacgcagcagcagcagccacaggctcagcaacagcagccagaggtgactccgcccacttcctcctccatcagctGTCACTCAGACAacgagcag gtgCAGAATTTAGCGATGAGGGGAGTGGCCTGTCTGAAAGGGGTGGGAGTAAAGACTGAAGCTCCAGACAGGAGTGACTCAG cCTACTCTCTGACTCCGCCCTCCCACCAGTCAAACACACAGTCGCACAGTAAACCGCCCCCGCCGCAGCCCCCGCACATCAAAATCCCCACGTATCCTCAGCCCACGAACCTGAAAGCTCacgcctcctccttctcctcctcctcctcctcctcctcctccatccctctctctcagcTCCTGCTTCACGGAACTCGCACCCTCGCCACGGGAGGCTCCGCCCCCACGGCGGCGCACACCCTGGTCCTCACGTCCAGTGCCGCGTCTCAGCCTCACGGTTACCCGGTCGGCACGGCGACCATCAAGCCGGCGGTGGGCGCTCAGACGCTGGTGGTTCAGCCGCTGCAGAAAACCTCGCTCGGCGCCGCCGACAAACCAGGCGGCGGTCCGATTCCCATCCAGCCCAAAACTCTGCAGGGGCTGCGTCTCCCGCTGCAGCTGCCGTCACGGAACCCTCCGCCCATCCTCCCTGCGCCGCCACCGTCCGCTGGCTCCGCCCAGACCCCGCAGGCGCCGCACATCCCCGTCCAGATCGTGGGCGCGAGGCAGAGCACGCTGGGGAACGCCCAGGCGCTGGCGCTGGCACGGGGAAGCTGCAGCCAGGACGGAGCCGCCGCCCTCAGCAGCTCGTCCAGCCTCCTCACCATGGTGGCATCCATCGCCTCCAGGGAGGGCGGAGTCATGGGCCGAGGAGGCGTCGGGCTCAAAGCGCTGCAGTCGCCGCAGGAGGTGCCGCAGCTGGCTCAGGTCTCTCAGGTTCATCCTCAGGCCAATCAGAGCGCAGCACAGGGTCAGAATGGCACGCTAGCTTCAGGCTCCGCCTCCGCCCAGCCCGGTGCTGTATCTTCCTCGCTGTCtcgctcctccctctccctcgcaTTGACGACagaagagcagagaggagcgGTGGGCGGAGTCACCGCAAACAGAGATTCGACGGGAAGTCAGACGCCGCAG GTGAAACACGTCAGCGGTTCGTTAAAAAGAAAATCGGATTCTAACTCGGCCAACGATGAAGATGGCCCCTCCCCTCCGCGGATCCAGCCCGTCAGAGACCACGCCTCCGTGCTCCCGACCAATCCCGTCAAAGCAG GCTCTGTTGCTCCGCCTCTGGCTCCTCCCTCCCCAGTCCTCTCTGTGTCGCGCGGGGGCGGcggtcagacagacagagctcCTCCCCCTCAGGCCGTGGTGAAGCCTCACGTGCTCACTCACCTCATCGAGGGGTTTGTCATACAGGAAGGGGCGGAGCCTTTTCCG GTTTGTGGTTCAGTCAAAGACTCGAGCGGCGAGGATTTGACTAACGACAGCCAGACAGAGACGGTCACCACGGCAACAG TGCTGAAGTGTGAGTACTGTAAAAACTTTGCTCCTGCTGCTCAGTTCAGAGGAACCAAGAGGTTCTGCTCCATGTCCTGTGCTAAGAG TATGTATTGGTTCCCCAGGTACAACGTCAGCTTCAGGCAGCACTTCTGCATGCGGCAGGGTCACGGCCAGGGTCACGGCCAGGGTCTGGATGGGGACCAGGGCCACGGTCAGCTCTCTAACTCAGACGAGGAGGGAGGAATCGCCCGGCGCAGAGTTCCTCGCAGGACCAGCTCTGAAATAGCCAGCGCTAAGATAGCAGGGCGCCCCCTACCTGTCAAG TGCCGCTCAGAGTCCAGTCACTCAGACGAGGAGTCGAGTCCAGAGGACGATGAAGACGACCCCATGTCCTTGTCTCCGGCCTCTTCAGCCTCCTGCcaccagcctcctcctcctcctcctcctcttccagaGGGTTCACCTCCCGGCTGCCTGCTCTCTGTCCCCGCCCAGTGGAGTGTGCAGGAAGTGTCACAGTTTATCTCGTCACTGCAAG GCTGTGAAGATCTGGCGTCTCAGTTCCTGTCGCAGGAGATTGACGGAcaggcgctgctgctgctgaaggaggAGCATCTCATGTCCACTATGAACATCAAGCTAGGCCCCGCCCTCAAGATCTGTGCCCACATCAACACGCTGagagactga